In Electrophorus electricus isolate fEleEle1 chromosome 1, fEleEle1.pri, whole genome shotgun sequence, a single window of DNA contains:
- the mical2a gene encoding F-actin-monooxygenase MICAL2 isoform X4: MGEVEAERSQAGRLFENFVQASTCTSTLQAFNIMCSCLELDPLEHSSFYSSLKSRLTCWKAKALWSKLDKRASHKEYKKANACTRTKCLIIGGGPCGLRTAIELALLGAKAVVIEKRDTFSRNNVLHLWPFTIHDLRGLGAKKFYGKFCAGAIDHISIRQLQLLLLKIALLLGVEFHINVEFVRLLEPPEDQENEGPGWRAEIRPADHPVADFDFDVVVGADGRRNTLEGFRRKEFRGKLAIAITANFINRNTTAEAKVEEISGVAFIFNQKFFQDLRQETGIDLENIVYYKNDTHYFVMTAKKQSLLDKGVIIHDYIDTEALLNSANVNQDALLDYAREAADYATHYQLPTLEYAMNHLDQPDVAMFDFTCMYASENAALVRERFGHHLLVSLVGDSLLEPFWPMGTGCARGFLAAVDTAWMVRSWAQGRAPLEVLAERESLYRLLAQTTPENIAKNFDQYTIDPGTRYPNLNSNCVRPHQVRNYYISGELKPCSLKRAASIRRPVNLARRESEIRPSRLLTWCQKQTEGYRRVSVTDLSTSWSTGLALCALIHRFRAHLIDYDSLNEEDPERNAQLAFDVAEREFGIKPFTTGKALATGQEPDKNSIVTYLSKFYELFRGTPLPPSDLRREMDKNKDESQPVYRSLSLTQPRKRIPKDDKKVDNNDSFYKRRRKVCSYLEEATNFSSQSSSLESEGRELKENKVKYMASQLLAKFEESTPSCTLRRQSDSNVARPSRPASLDMTESTPFNKPEKKIPPPLLPKKPAACSRHAEEQLPSPLLLPLPYSSPAFICRKLSRPVHTHPPSHTEATPTHTRPRTEPTDTHARSRTQPDHTRTPSHVQSAGVRARPPTPPESDRPERREDGPCPSAIRAMTAMLQRLQRVEEEISQRKAQTQNAREFHKKSIKEKAVHLSSLFSGRAVPLPQGSSRREFPQSLGDVCHVCKRRVYAVECLRAEGMFFHRDCFRCDTCSSPLCHGAHAFDAGRGKLYCKLHFTQRELAVKCESVLEPRKAPDDHAHASPGQHPAGDESSPQQPAGTLRSVLRRSMHWPLHVGRAAWAAPNRFAHWLGAGVCKLSRHFRANVEDYTYLLQCPPPSRSEPSHTRGSSEMRRSTHFPNLALPEGLRLCAAAWKWEHFPVVLWKKRLKR; this comes from the exons ATGGGTGAGGTGGAGGCGGAGAGGAGCCAAGCAGGGAGGCTGTTTGAGAACTTTGTCCAGGCATCCACGTGCACGAGCACCCTACAGGCCTTTAATATCATGTGCAGTTGCCTGGAGCTGGATCCCCTCGAGCACAGCTCGTTCTACAGCAGTCTGAAGAGCAGACTCACCTGCTGGAAGGCCAAAGCCCTGTGGAGTAAACTGGACAAGCGAGCCAGCCATAAGGAGTATAAGAAAGCCAACGCCTGCACAAGAACAAAG TGCCTGATAATTGGTGGGGGGCCCTGCGGCTTACGGACTGCTATAGAGCTGGCCCTCCTCGGGGCCAAAGCCGTGGTGATCGAGAAGAGAGACACGTTTTCCAGGAACAATGTCCTGCACCTCTGGCCCTTCACCATCCACGACCTCAGAGGCCTTGGGGCGAAGAAGTTTTATGGCAAGTTCTGCGCAGGAGCCATAGATCACATTA GTATTCGGCAGCTCCAGCTCTTACTCCTGAAGATCGCTCTTCTCTTAGGAGTCGAGTTCCACATCAATGTGGAGTTTGTAAGGCTTCTGGAACCGCCGGAAGACCAAGAGAATGAGG ggccTGGATGGAGGGCAGAGATCCGGCCTGCAGATCACCCTGTTGCTGACTTTGATTTTGATGTCGTGGTGGGGGCTGACGGCAGACGGAACACCCTAGAAG GGTTCAGGCGGAAAGAATTCCGTGGGAAACTGGCCATCGCCATCACAGCCAACTTCATCAACAGGAACACGACGGCAGAGGCCAAAGTGGAGGAAATTAGTGGCGTGGCCTTCATCTTTAACCAGAAATTCTTCCAGGACCTCAGGCAGGAAACGG GCATCGATTTGGAGAACATCGTGTACTACAAGAACGATACCCACTACTTTGTCATGACGGCTAAGAAACAGAGTCTCCTGGATAAAGGAGTCATCATTCAT GACTACATAGACACGGAGGCACTGTTGAACAGCGCCAACGTCAACCAGGATGCCCTTCTTGACTACGCGCGAGAGGCTGCCGACTATGCCACCCACTACCAGCTACCAACGCTGGAGTACGCCATGAACCACCTCGACCAGCCGGACGTAGCCATGTTTGACTTCACCTGCATGTACGCCTCGGAGAACGCGGCGCTGGTCAGGGAGAGGTTTGGCCATCACCTGCTGGTGTCGCTGGTGGGTGACAGCCTCCTGGAG ccTTTTTGGCCAATGGGCACAGGTTGTGCTCGGGGCTTCCTGGCAGCCGTCGACACCGCCTGGATGGTCAGGAGCTGGGCGCAGGGCAGAGCTCCACTGGAAGTGCTGGCTGAGAG GGAGAGTCTTTACCGCTTGCTAGCTCAAACAACACCTGAGAACATCGCCAAGAACTTTGACCAGTACACCATAGATCCTGGAACACGTTATCCCAACCTCAATTCCAACTGTGTCAGACCACACCAG GTGCGTAACTATTACATAAGTGGAGAGCTGAAGCCCTGCTCTTTGAAACGAGCTGCTAGCATACGACGCCCAGTGAACCTGGCACGGCGAG AGTCTGAGATCCGACCCAGCAGGCTGCTGACCTGGTGTCAGAAGCAGACCGAAGGCTACAGGCGTGTGAGCGTTACGGACCTGAGCACGTCGTGGAGTACCGGCTTGGCCCTCTGTGCCCTCATCCACCGTTTCCGAGCACATCTCAT TGATTATGATTCGCTAAATGAGGAAGACCCTGAAAGGAACGCCCAGCTTGCATTTGATGTGGCCGAGAGGGAGTTTGGCATAAAGCCATTCACCACAGGCAAAGCGCTGGCCACGGGCCAGGAGCCAGACAAGAACAGCATAGTTACCTACCTCTCCAAATTCTATGAGCTCTTTCGGGGAACCCCTCTGCCACCTTCAG ATTTGAGGAGAGAAATGGATAAAAACAAAGACGAATCCCAACCCGTTTACAGGTCCCTGAGCTTAACACAGCCTCGAAAACGGATACCGAAG GATGACAAAAAGGTGGACAATAATGATTCTTTTTACAAAAGAAGACGGAAGGTTTGCAGTTATCTGGAAGAG GCAACCAACTTCTCCAGTCAAAGCTCATCATTAGAATCTGAGGGGCGGGAGCTGAAAGAGAATAAGGTCAAGTACATGGCCTCTCAGTTACTGGCAAAGTTTGAGGAGAGCACGCCAAGCTGCACTCTGCGTAGACAG TCTGATTCGAATGTTGCGAGGCCTTCAAGACCTGCATCACTTGATATGACAGAAAGCACACCCTTCAACAAACCTGAGAAGAAAATCCCACCACCTTTGCTTCCGAAGAAG CCAGCAGCTTGCAGCAGACACGCAGAGGAGCAGCTGccttctccccttctcctccctTTGCCTTACTCCAGCCCTGCCTTCATCTGTCGTAAACTCAGCCGCCCcgttcacacacaccccccatcTCACACAGAagccactcccacacacaccaggccaCGCACAGAGCCCACCGACACACACGCACGGTCACGCACGCAGCCCGATCACACGCGCACACCGTCGCACGTGCAGTCTGCCGGGGTACGCGCGCGTCCGCCCACGCCCCCCGAGTCAGACAGGCCGGAGAGGCGGGAGGACGGCCCCTGCCCCTCTGCCATACGGGCCATGACGGCCATGCTGCAACGCCTCCagagggtggaggaagagatCAGCCAG AGGAAAGCCCAGACTCAGAACGCCAGGGAGTTTCATAAAAAGAGCATAAAGGAGAAAGCAGTTCACTTAAGCTCGCTGTTCTCGGGCCGTGCCGTCCCTCTGCCTCAG GGTTCCTCTCGGAGGGAGTTCCCCCAGAGCCTGGGTgatgtgtgtcatgtgtgtaaGAGGCGTGTGTATGCAGTGGAGTGCCTCAGAGCCGAGGGTATGTTCTTCCACAGAGACTGTTTCCGCTGTGACACCTGCAGCTCCCCTCTGTGCCACGGTGCGCACGCTTTCGACGCAGGGCGGG GGAAGCTGTACTGCAAGCTGCATTTCACCCAACGTGAATTGGCGGTGAAATGCGAGAGCGTGCTTGAACCTCGTAAG GCACCCGATGACCATGCCCACGCCAGCCCTGGACAGCATCCCGCCGGTGATGAGAGCTCTCCACAGCAACCGGCAGGTACCCTGCGCTCGGTGCTGAGGCGAAGCATGCACTGGCCGCTGCACGTGGGTCGGGCGGCGTGGGCCGCACCAAACCGCTTTGCCCACTGGCTGGGAGCGGGGGTCTGCAAACTCAGCCGGCACTTCCGGGCCAACGTGGAGGACTACACCTACCT TCTGCAGTGTCCACCCCCGAGTCGCTCTGAGCCCTCTCACACTCGAG GCTCTTCTGAGATGAGACGGAGCACTCACTTCCCAAATCTGGCCCTGCCAGAGGGTTTGCGCCTCTGCGCTGCAGCTTGGAAATGGGAACATTTTCCAGTTGTCCTATGGAAGAAGAG ATTGAAGAGATGA
- the mical2a gene encoding F-actin-monooxygenase MICAL2 isoform X3, with protein sequence MGEVEAERSQAGRLFENFVQASTCTSTLQAFNIMCSCLELDPLEHSSFYSSLKSRLTCWKAKALWSKLDKRASHKEYKKANACTRTKCLIIGGGPCGLRTAIELALLGAKAVVIEKRDTFSRNNVLHLWPFTIHDLRGLGAKKFYGKFCAGAIDHISIRQLQLLLLKIALLLGVEFHINVEFVRLLEPPEDQENEGPGWRAEIRPADHPVADFDFDVVVGADGRRNTLEGFRRKEFRGKLAIAITANFINRNTTAEAKVEEISGVAFIFNQKFFQDLRQETGIDLENIVYYKNDTHYFVMTAKKQSLLDKGVIIHDYIDTEALLNSANVNQDALLDYAREAADYATHYQLPTLEYAMNHLDQPDVAMFDFTCMYASENAALVRERFGHHLLVSLVGDSLLEPFWPMGTGCARGFLAAVDTAWMVRSWAQGRAPLEVLAERESLYRLLAQTTPENIAKNFDQYTIDPGTRYPNLNSNCVRPHQVRNYYISGELKPCSLKRAASIRRPVNLARRESEIRPSRLLTWCQKQTEGYRRVSVTDLSTSWSTGLALCALIHRFRAHLIDYDSLNEEDPERNAQLAFDVAEREFGIKPFTTGKALATGQEPDKNSIVTYLSKFYELFRGTPLPPSDLRREMDKNKDESQPVYRSLSLTQPRKRIPKDDKKVDNNDSFYKRRRKVCSYLEEATNFSSQSSSLESEGRELKENKVKYMASQLLAKFEESTPSCTLRRQSDSNVARPSRPASLDMTESTPFNKPEKKIPPPLLPKKPAACSRHAEEQLPSPLLLPLPYSSPAFICRKLSRPVHTHPPSHTEATPTHTRPRTEPTDTHARSRTQPDHTRTPSHVQSAGVRARPPTPPESDRPERREDGPCPSAIRAMTAMLQRLQRVEEEISQRKAQTQNAREFHKKSIKEKAVHLSSLFSGRAVPLPQGSSRREFPQSLGDVCHVCKRRVYAVECLRAEGMFFHRDCFRCDTCSSPLCHGAHAFDAGRGKLYCKLHFTQRELAVKCESVLEPRKAPDDHAHASPGQHPAGDESSPQQPAGTLRSVLRRSMHWPLHVGRAAWAAPNRFAHWLGAGVCKLSRHFRANVEDYTYLLQCPPPSRSEPSHTRGSSEMRRSTHFPNLALPEGLRLCAAAWKWEHFPVVLWKKRFTLINLMTRCGRNYIYSD encoded by the exons ATGGGTGAGGTGGAGGCGGAGAGGAGCCAAGCAGGGAGGCTGTTTGAGAACTTTGTCCAGGCATCCACGTGCACGAGCACCCTACAGGCCTTTAATATCATGTGCAGTTGCCTGGAGCTGGATCCCCTCGAGCACAGCTCGTTCTACAGCAGTCTGAAGAGCAGACTCACCTGCTGGAAGGCCAAAGCCCTGTGGAGTAAACTGGACAAGCGAGCCAGCCATAAGGAGTATAAGAAAGCCAACGCCTGCACAAGAACAAAG TGCCTGATAATTGGTGGGGGGCCCTGCGGCTTACGGACTGCTATAGAGCTGGCCCTCCTCGGGGCCAAAGCCGTGGTGATCGAGAAGAGAGACACGTTTTCCAGGAACAATGTCCTGCACCTCTGGCCCTTCACCATCCACGACCTCAGAGGCCTTGGGGCGAAGAAGTTTTATGGCAAGTTCTGCGCAGGAGCCATAGATCACATTA GTATTCGGCAGCTCCAGCTCTTACTCCTGAAGATCGCTCTTCTCTTAGGAGTCGAGTTCCACATCAATGTGGAGTTTGTAAGGCTTCTGGAACCGCCGGAAGACCAAGAGAATGAGG ggccTGGATGGAGGGCAGAGATCCGGCCTGCAGATCACCCTGTTGCTGACTTTGATTTTGATGTCGTGGTGGGGGCTGACGGCAGACGGAACACCCTAGAAG GGTTCAGGCGGAAAGAATTCCGTGGGAAACTGGCCATCGCCATCACAGCCAACTTCATCAACAGGAACACGACGGCAGAGGCCAAAGTGGAGGAAATTAGTGGCGTGGCCTTCATCTTTAACCAGAAATTCTTCCAGGACCTCAGGCAGGAAACGG GCATCGATTTGGAGAACATCGTGTACTACAAGAACGATACCCACTACTTTGTCATGACGGCTAAGAAACAGAGTCTCCTGGATAAAGGAGTCATCATTCAT GACTACATAGACACGGAGGCACTGTTGAACAGCGCCAACGTCAACCAGGATGCCCTTCTTGACTACGCGCGAGAGGCTGCCGACTATGCCACCCACTACCAGCTACCAACGCTGGAGTACGCCATGAACCACCTCGACCAGCCGGACGTAGCCATGTTTGACTTCACCTGCATGTACGCCTCGGAGAACGCGGCGCTGGTCAGGGAGAGGTTTGGCCATCACCTGCTGGTGTCGCTGGTGGGTGACAGCCTCCTGGAG ccTTTTTGGCCAATGGGCACAGGTTGTGCTCGGGGCTTCCTGGCAGCCGTCGACACCGCCTGGATGGTCAGGAGCTGGGCGCAGGGCAGAGCTCCACTGGAAGTGCTGGCTGAGAG GGAGAGTCTTTACCGCTTGCTAGCTCAAACAACACCTGAGAACATCGCCAAGAACTTTGACCAGTACACCATAGATCCTGGAACACGTTATCCCAACCTCAATTCCAACTGTGTCAGACCACACCAG GTGCGTAACTATTACATAAGTGGAGAGCTGAAGCCCTGCTCTTTGAAACGAGCTGCTAGCATACGACGCCCAGTGAACCTGGCACGGCGAG AGTCTGAGATCCGACCCAGCAGGCTGCTGACCTGGTGTCAGAAGCAGACCGAAGGCTACAGGCGTGTGAGCGTTACGGACCTGAGCACGTCGTGGAGTACCGGCTTGGCCCTCTGTGCCCTCATCCACCGTTTCCGAGCACATCTCAT TGATTATGATTCGCTAAATGAGGAAGACCCTGAAAGGAACGCCCAGCTTGCATTTGATGTGGCCGAGAGGGAGTTTGGCATAAAGCCATTCACCACAGGCAAAGCGCTGGCCACGGGCCAGGAGCCAGACAAGAACAGCATAGTTACCTACCTCTCCAAATTCTATGAGCTCTTTCGGGGAACCCCTCTGCCACCTTCAG ATTTGAGGAGAGAAATGGATAAAAACAAAGACGAATCCCAACCCGTTTACAGGTCCCTGAGCTTAACACAGCCTCGAAAACGGATACCGAAG GATGACAAAAAGGTGGACAATAATGATTCTTTTTACAAAAGAAGACGGAAGGTTTGCAGTTATCTGGAAGAG GCAACCAACTTCTCCAGTCAAAGCTCATCATTAGAATCTGAGGGGCGGGAGCTGAAAGAGAATAAGGTCAAGTACATGGCCTCTCAGTTACTGGCAAAGTTTGAGGAGAGCACGCCAAGCTGCACTCTGCGTAGACAG TCTGATTCGAATGTTGCGAGGCCTTCAAGACCTGCATCACTTGATATGACAGAAAGCACACCCTTCAACAAACCTGAGAAGAAAATCCCACCACCTTTGCTTCCGAAGAAG CCAGCAGCTTGCAGCAGACACGCAGAGGAGCAGCTGccttctccccttctcctccctTTGCCTTACTCCAGCCCTGCCTTCATCTGTCGTAAACTCAGCCGCCCcgttcacacacaccccccatcTCACACAGAagccactcccacacacaccaggccaCGCACAGAGCCCACCGACACACACGCACGGTCACGCACGCAGCCCGATCACACGCGCACACCGTCGCACGTGCAGTCTGCCGGGGTACGCGCGCGTCCGCCCACGCCCCCCGAGTCAGACAGGCCGGAGAGGCGGGAGGACGGCCCCTGCCCCTCTGCCATACGGGCCATGACGGCCATGCTGCAACGCCTCCagagggtggaggaagagatCAGCCAG AGGAAAGCCCAGACTCAGAACGCCAGGGAGTTTCATAAAAAGAGCATAAAGGAGAAAGCAGTTCACTTAAGCTCGCTGTTCTCGGGCCGTGCCGTCCCTCTGCCTCAG GGTTCCTCTCGGAGGGAGTTCCCCCAGAGCCTGGGTgatgtgtgtcatgtgtgtaaGAGGCGTGTGTATGCAGTGGAGTGCCTCAGAGCCGAGGGTATGTTCTTCCACAGAGACTGTTTCCGCTGTGACACCTGCAGCTCCCCTCTGTGCCACGGTGCGCACGCTTTCGACGCAGGGCGGG GGAAGCTGTACTGCAAGCTGCATTTCACCCAACGTGAATTGGCGGTGAAATGCGAGAGCGTGCTTGAACCTCGTAAG GCACCCGATGACCATGCCCACGCCAGCCCTGGACAGCATCCCGCCGGTGATGAGAGCTCTCCACAGCAACCGGCAGGTACCCTGCGCTCGGTGCTGAGGCGAAGCATGCACTGGCCGCTGCACGTGGGTCGGGCGGCGTGGGCCGCACCAAACCGCTTTGCCCACTGGCTGGGAGCGGGGGTCTGCAAACTCAGCCGGCACTTCCGGGCCAACGTGGAGGACTACACCTACCT TCTGCAGTGTCCACCCCCGAGTCGCTCTGAGCCCTCTCACACTCGAG GCTCTTCTGAGATGAGACGGAGCACTCACTTCCCAAATCTGGCCCTGCCAGAGGGTTTGCGCCTCTGCGCTGCAGCTTGGAAATGGGAACATTTTCCAGTTGTCCTATGGAAGAAGAG GTTTACCTTGATCAACTTAATGACAAGATGTGggagaaattacatttattcag ATTGA
- the mical2a gene encoding F-actin-monooxygenase MICAL2 isoform X2 — protein sequence MGEVEAERSQAGRLFENFVQASTCTSTLQAFNIMCSCLELDPLEHSSFYSSLKSRLTCWKAKALWSKLDKRASHKEYKKANACTRTKCLIIGGGPCGLRTAIELALLGAKAVVIEKRDTFSRNNVLHLWPFTIHDLRGLGAKKFYGKFCAGAIDHISIRQLQLLLLKIALLLGVEFHINVEFVRLLEPPEDQENEGPGWRAEIRPADHPVADFDFDVVVGADGRRNTLEGFRRKEFRGKLAIAITANFINRNTTAEAKVEEISGVAFIFNQKFFQDLRQETGIDLENIVYYKNDTHYFVMTAKKQSLLDKGVIIHDYIDTEALLNSANVNQDALLDYAREAADYATHYQLPTLEYAMNHLDQPDVAMFDFTCMYASENAALVRERFGHHLLVSLVGDSLLEPFWPMGTGCARGFLAAVDTAWMVRSWAQGRAPLEVLAERESLYRLLAQTTPENIAKNFDQYTIDPGTRYPNLNSNCVRPHQVRNYYISGELKPCSLKRAASIRRPVNLARRESEIRPSRLLTWCQKQTEGYRRVSVTDLSTSWSTGLALCALIHRFRAHLIDYDSLNEEDPERNAQLAFDVAEREFGIKPFTTGKALATGQEPDKNSIVTYLSKFYELFRGTPLPPSDLRREMDKNKDESQPVYRSLSLTQPRKRIPKDDKKVDNNDSFYKRRRKVCSYLEEATNFSSQSSSLESEGRELKENKVKYMASQLLAKFEESTPSCTLRRQSDSNVARPSRPASLDMTESTPFNKPEKKIPPPLLPKKPAACSRHAEEQLPSPLLLPLPYSSPAFICRKLSRPVHTHPPSHTEATPTHTRPRTEPTDTHARSRTQPDHTRTPSHVQSAGVRARPPTPPESDRPERREDGPCPSAIRAMTAMLQRLQRVEEEISQRKAQTQNAREFHKKSIKEKAVHLSSLFSGRAVPLPQGSSRREFPQSLGDVCHVCKRRVYAVECLRAEGMFFHRDCFRCDTCSSPLCHGAHAFDAGRGKLYCKLHFTQRELAVKCESVLEPRKAPDDHAHASPGQHPAGDESSPQQPAGTLRSVLRRSMHWPLHVGRAAWAAPNRFAHWLGAGVCKLSRHFRANVEDYTYLLQCPPPSRSEPSHTRGSSEMRRSTHFPNLALPEGLRLCAAAWKWEHFPVVLWKKRFTLINLMTRCGRNYIYSGL from the exons ATGGGTGAGGTGGAGGCGGAGAGGAGCCAAGCAGGGAGGCTGTTTGAGAACTTTGTCCAGGCATCCACGTGCACGAGCACCCTACAGGCCTTTAATATCATGTGCAGTTGCCTGGAGCTGGATCCCCTCGAGCACAGCTCGTTCTACAGCAGTCTGAAGAGCAGACTCACCTGCTGGAAGGCCAAAGCCCTGTGGAGTAAACTGGACAAGCGAGCCAGCCATAAGGAGTATAAGAAAGCCAACGCCTGCACAAGAACAAAG TGCCTGATAATTGGTGGGGGGCCCTGCGGCTTACGGACTGCTATAGAGCTGGCCCTCCTCGGGGCCAAAGCCGTGGTGATCGAGAAGAGAGACACGTTTTCCAGGAACAATGTCCTGCACCTCTGGCCCTTCACCATCCACGACCTCAGAGGCCTTGGGGCGAAGAAGTTTTATGGCAAGTTCTGCGCAGGAGCCATAGATCACATTA GTATTCGGCAGCTCCAGCTCTTACTCCTGAAGATCGCTCTTCTCTTAGGAGTCGAGTTCCACATCAATGTGGAGTTTGTAAGGCTTCTGGAACCGCCGGAAGACCAAGAGAATGAGG ggccTGGATGGAGGGCAGAGATCCGGCCTGCAGATCACCCTGTTGCTGACTTTGATTTTGATGTCGTGGTGGGGGCTGACGGCAGACGGAACACCCTAGAAG GGTTCAGGCGGAAAGAATTCCGTGGGAAACTGGCCATCGCCATCACAGCCAACTTCATCAACAGGAACACGACGGCAGAGGCCAAAGTGGAGGAAATTAGTGGCGTGGCCTTCATCTTTAACCAGAAATTCTTCCAGGACCTCAGGCAGGAAACGG GCATCGATTTGGAGAACATCGTGTACTACAAGAACGATACCCACTACTTTGTCATGACGGCTAAGAAACAGAGTCTCCTGGATAAAGGAGTCATCATTCAT GACTACATAGACACGGAGGCACTGTTGAACAGCGCCAACGTCAACCAGGATGCCCTTCTTGACTACGCGCGAGAGGCTGCCGACTATGCCACCCACTACCAGCTACCAACGCTGGAGTACGCCATGAACCACCTCGACCAGCCGGACGTAGCCATGTTTGACTTCACCTGCATGTACGCCTCGGAGAACGCGGCGCTGGTCAGGGAGAGGTTTGGCCATCACCTGCTGGTGTCGCTGGTGGGTGACAGCCTCCTGGAG ccTTTTTGGCCAATGGGCACAGGTTGTGCTCGGGGCTTCCTGGCAGCCGTCGACACCGCCTGGATGGTCAGGAGCTGGGCGCAGGGCAGAGCTCCACTGGAAGTGCTGGCTGAGAG GGAGAGTCTTTACCGCTTGCTAGCTCAAACAACACCTGAGAACATCGCCAAGAACTTTGACCAGTACACCATAGATCCTGGAACACGTTATCCCAACCTCAATTCCAACTGTGTCAGACCACACCAG GTGCGTAACTATTACATAAGTGGAGAGCTGAAGCCCTGCTCTTTGAAACGAGCTGCTAGCATACGACGCCCAGTGAACCTGGCACGGCGAG AGTCTGAGATCCGACCCAGCAGGCTGCTGACCTGGTGTCAGAAGCAGACCGAAGGCTACAGGCGTGTGAGCGTTACGGACCTGAGCACGTCGTGGAGTACCGGCTTGGCCCTCTGTGCCCTCATCCACCGTTTCCGAGCACATCTCAT TGATTATGATTCGCTAAATGAGGAAGACCCTGAAAGGAACGCCCAGCTTGCATTTGATGTGGCCGAGAGGGAGTTTGGCATAAAGCCATTCACCACAGGCAAAGCGCTGGCCACGGGCCAGGAGCCAGACAAGAACAGCATAGTTACCTACCTCTCCAAATTCTATGAGCTCTTTCGGGGAACCCCTCTGCCACCTTCAG ATTTGAGGAGAGAAATGGATAAAAACAAAGACGAATCCCAACCCGTTTACAGGTCCCTGAGCTTAACACAGCCTCGAAAACGGATACCGAAG GATGACAAAAAGGTGGACAATAATGATTCTTTTTACAAAAGAAGACGGAAGGTTTGCAGTTATCTGGAAGAG GCAACCAACTTCTCCAGTCAAAGCTCATCATTAGAATCTGAGGGGCGGGAGCTGAAAGAGAATAAGGTCAAGTACATGGCCTCTCAGTTACTGGCAAAGTTTGAGGAGAGCACGCCAAGCTGCACTCTGCGTAGACAG TCTGATTCGAATGTTGCGAGGCCTTCAAGACCTGCATCACTTGATATGACAGAAAGCACACCCTTCAACAAACCTGAGAAGAAAATCCCACCACCTTTGCTTCCGAAGAAG CCAGCAGCTTGCAGCAGACACGCAGAGGAGCAGCTGccttctccccttctcctccctTTGCCTTACTCCAGCCCTGCCTTCATCTGTCGTAAACTCAGCCGCCCcgttcacacacaccccccatcTCACACAGAagccactcccacacacaccaggccaCGCACAGAGCCCACCGACACACACGCACGGTCACGCACGCAGCCCGATCACACGCGCACACCGTCGCACGTGCAGTCTGCCGGGGTACGCGCGCGTCCGCCCACGCCCCCCGAGTCAGACAGGCCGGAGAGGCGGGAGGACGGCCCCTGCCCCTCTGCCATACGGGCCATGACGGCCATGCTGCAACGCCTCCagagggtggaggaagagatCAGCCAG AGGAAAGCCCAGACTCAGAACGCCAGGGAGTTTCATAAAAAGAGCATAAAGGAGAAAGCAGTTCACTTAAGCTCGCTGTTCTCGGGCCGTGCCGTCCCTCTGCCTCAG GGTTCCTCTCGGAGGGAGTTCCCCCAGAGCCTGGGTgatgtgtgtcatgtgtgtaaGAGGCGTGTGTATGCAGTGGAGTGCCTCAGAGCCGAGGGTATGTTCTTCCACAGAGACTGTTTCCGCTGTGACACCTGCAGCTCCCCTCTGTGCCACGGTGCGCACGCTTTCGACGCAGGGCGGG GGAAGCTGTACTGCAAGCTGCATTTCACCCAACGTGAATTGGCGGTGAAATGCGAGAGCGTGCTTGAACCTCGTAAG GCACCCGATGACCATGCCCACGCCAGCCCTGGACAGCATCCCGCCGGTGATGAGAGCTCTCCACAGCAACCGGCAGGTACCCTGCGCTCGGTGCTGAGGCGAAGCATGCACTGGCCGCTGCACGTGGGTCGGGCGGCGTGGGCCGCACCAAACCGCTTTGCCCACTGGCTGGGAGCGGGGGTCTGCAAACTCAGCCGGCACTTCCGGGCCAACGTGGAGGACTACACCTACCT TCTGCAGTGTCCACCCCCGAGTCGCTCTGAGCCCTCTCACACTCGAG GCTCTTCTGAGATGAGACGGAGCACTCACTTCCCAAATCTGGCCCTGCCAGAGGGTTTGCGCCTCTGCGCTGCAGCTTGGAAATGGGAACATTTTCCAGTTGTCCTATGGAAGAAGAG GTTTACCTTGATCAACTTAATGACAAGATGTGggagaaattacatttattcaggTCTGTGA